A DNA window from Bacillus carboniphilus contains the following coding sequences:
- a CDS encoding iron ABC transporter permease, translating to MKGFFNFRIKDKVSFLIEKKSVWVVLSLLAVSFVLFLISVGLGDYYVDPLTVLSVLFGGGDYMEQLVVMDFRLPRILIALLVGIGLAVSGAILQGIIRNPLASPDIIGVTGGASVAVVAFMAIFTNENNVLTVSISWMPLAAFIGATVVAFLVYFLAWKNGVSPVRLVLIGIGISTLMQALTTLFMILGPIYQAGKANIWITGTVHGSQWADVVILTPWTIVFVILAFIASRILNLQELGDDLAVGAGGNVQKQRFTLLMISTALVGGAVAFGGGIGFVGLMAPHMARRLVGSSFGALIPTSALIGAILVVLADLIGRTAFSPLEIPAGVFTAGIGAPYFIYLLFRTRSK from the coding sequence ATGAAGGGATTTTTTAACTTCCGTATTAAAGATAAGGTTTCCTTCCTTATCGAGAAAAAATCAGTCTGGGTTGTGTTATCACTTTTAGCTGTAAGTTTCGTTCTATTTTTAATCAGTGTAGGACTTGGCGATTATTATGTTGATCCATTAACGGTTCTTTCCGTATTGTTTGGTGGAGGGGACTACATGGAGCAATTGGTCGTAATGGATTTCCGATTGCCGCGTATTTTGATTGCCCTTTTAGTTGGAATTGGGTTAGCAGTATCTGGGGCCATTCTTCAAGGAATCATACGAAATCCGTTGGCATCACCAGATATTATTGGAGTAACGGGTGGGGCATCTGTCGCAGTCGTTGCTTTTATGGCTATTTTTACGAATGAGAACAATGTCCTGACTGTAAGTATATCTTGGATGCCGTTAGCTGCCTTTATTGGGGCTACTGTTGTTGCTTTTTTAGTTTATTTTTTAGCATGGAAAAATGGGGTTTCACCGGTTCGTTTAGTATTAATCGGAATTGGAATCTCAACACTTATGCAAGCATTAACCACGCTCTTTATGATATTAGGTCCTATTTATCAAGCGGGTAAAGCAAACATTTGGATCACAGGTACGGTACACGGCTCACAGTGGGCTGATGTAGTAATACTAACTCCTTGGACGATTGTGTTTGTGATTCTTGCTTTTATTGCGAGCAGAATTCTTAACCTGCAAGAGCTTGGTGACGATTTAGCAGTTGGCGCAGGTGGAAACGTTCAGAAGCAGAGGTTCACGCTACTTATGATTAGTACTGCACTAGTAGGGGGAGCAGTTGCTTTTGGTGGAGGAATTGGGTTTGTCGGACTTATGGCTCCTCATATGGCTCGAAGATTAGTAGGTTCATCCTTCGGAGCGTTAATTCCAACATCTGCATTAATTGGGGCTATTCTGGTTGTGTTAGCAGATTTAATTGGTCGAACGGCCTTTTCTCCATTAGAAATTCCTGCAGGTGTATTCACTGCTGGAATTGGAGCACCCTATTTCATCTACCTTCTGTTCCGTACGAGGTCGAAGTAA
- a CDS encoding iron ABC transporter permease — protein sequence MLLTNNIYRLIGLVLIISTTVFLICASIVYGYTETSWKMAIQAFTNFDGSNEHLVLTTVRLPRALIAAAVGSSLAISGVLMQTLTKNPLASPSIFGVNAGAGFAVVIALTVFSVTSLQAYTWIAFLGAAVAAISVYVIGSVGREGLTPMKLTLAGAAMSAMFASFTQGFLVINETALDQVLFWLAGSVQGRKLEYLYNVLPYLAFGWLLALLIASKMNIFAMGEDVARGLGLRTGTIKVLAAIVVILLAGGAVAIAGPIGFIGIVIPHFARAVVGTDHRWVIPYSAFMGACLLLVADISARYVIMPQEVPVGVMTAIIGTPFFVYIARRGFNGS from the coding sequence ATGCTTCTTACGAATAACATTTATCGACTAATTGGTTTAGTCCTTATTATATCCACTACAGTTTTCCTAATATGTGCAAGCATTGTTTATGGTTATACAGAAACAAGTTGGAAGATGGCCATACAGGCTTTTACTAATTTTGACGGTTCAAATGAACATTTAGTATTAACAACCGTACGTTTACCTAGAGCACTTATTGCAGCTGCTGTTGGTTCTAGCTTGGCCATTTCAGGTGTATTGATGCAAACATTGACAAAAAACCCGTTAGCATCTCCTAGTATTTTTGGTGTGAATGCGGGTGCAGGTTTTGCTGTGGTTATTGCCTTAACTGTTTTTTCTGTAACAAGTCTACAAGCATACACTTGGATTGCTTTTCTAGGTGCAGCTGTTGCTGCTATTTCGGTTTATGTCATTGGTTCCGTTGGACGCGAAGGTTTAACCCCCATGAAGCTTACATTAGCTGGGGCAGCAATGTCTGCCATGTTTGCTTCTTTTACACAAGGGTTTCTCGTTATTAATGAGACTGCACTTGATCAAGTATTGTTTTGGTTAGCGGGTTCTGTCCAAGGGAGAAAATTAGAATACTTATACAATGTTCTTCCATATTTAGCGTTTGGATGGCTTTTGGCACTTCTCATTGCATCTAAAATGAATATCTTTGCAATGGGAGAGGATGTTGCAAGAGGTCTGGGACTAAGAACAGGTACAATAAAGGTTTTAGCAGCGATTGTTGTCATCTTACTTGCAGGAGGAGCTGTAGCGATTGCAGGACCTATTGGTTTTATAGGTATTGTCATTCCACATTTTGCTCGTGCAGTAGTTGGGACGGATCACCGATGGGTCATTCCTTATAGTGCCTTTATGGGTGCATGCTTGTTGTTAGTTGCAGATATTTCTGCAAGGTATGTCATTATGCCTCAAGAAGTACCAGTGGGAGTCATGACTGCCATTATAGGAACTCCATTTTTCGTATACATTGCAAGAAGGGGGTTCAATGGCTCATGA
- a CDS encoding iron-siderophore ABC transporter substrate-binding protein — translation MKALRSLFLLFTVLAVITLVACGSGETDEGTNNNDTNTETEDTSYTVDHSMGTAEIPDTPQKIVVLTNEGTEALLAMGIKPVGAVQSWLGDPWYEHIAEDMEGVEVVGTESAVNLEAIAALKPDLIIGTKQRQEEIYEQLNKIAPTVLSEALRGDWKENFELYAKAANVEEKGQEVLGEYNQRIEELSTELGDQLEKKISVVRFTAGDIRIYHKDSFSGIILDQLGFARAEGQDVDDFAERNVTKERIPAMDGDVMFYFTYETGDGEASKVEEDWVNDPLFQKLEVVQNGNAHKVSDAIWNTAGGVIAANLVLDEIESIFLK, via the coding sequence ATGAAAGCTTTACGATCACTATTTCTTCTGTTTACTGTTCTAGCAGTCATCACTCTAGTAGCATGTGGGTCCGGTGAAACAGATGAAGGAACTAATAATAACGATACAAATACTGAAACGGAAGATACAAGCTATACGGTTGATCACTCAATGGGTACTGCAGAAATTCCAGACACACCACAGAAAATTGTTGTTTTAACAAATGAAGGAACTGAAGCACTTCTAGCTATGGGTATTAAGCCTGTTGGTGCCGTTCAATCATGGTTAGGTGATCCATGGTATGAGCATATTGCAGAAGACATGGAAGGCGTTGAAGTGGTAGGTACAGAAAGTGCTGTTAATTTAGAAGCAATCGCTGCCCTAAAGCCTGATTTAATTATTGGAACTAAGCAACGTCAGGAAGAAATTTACGAACAATTAAACAAAATTGCTCCAACTGTTCTCTCGGAAGCCCTTCGAGGTGATTGGAAAGAAAACTTTGAGCTTTATGCCAAGGCTGCTAATGTAGAAGAAAAAGGTCAAGAAGTACTTGGTGAATATAACCAACGTATTGAAGAGCTAAGTACAGAACTAGGCGATCAATTGGAAAAGAAAATCTCCGTTGTTCGCTTTACAGCTGGGGATATAAGAATCTACCATAAAGATTCTTTCTCTGGGATTATCCTAGATCAACTTGGTTTCGCTCGTGCTGAAGGTCAGGATGTAGATGATTTCGCAGAAAGAAATGTAACAAAAGAAAGAATCCCTGCAATGGACGGGGATGTCATGTTTTACTTTACGTATGAAACTGGAGACGGTGAAGCTTCTAAGGTCGAAGAGGACTGGGTGAATGACCCACTATTCCAAAAGCTTGAAGTTGTTCAAAACGGTAATGCACACAAAGTAAGTGATGCTATTTGGAACACTGCAGGTGGAGTTATTGCAGCGAACCTTGTGTTAGATGAAATTGAATCGATTTTCTTAAAATAA
- a CDS encoding spore germination protein, translated as MKSWLKWYKKLTSNKDSNQQNQSSNQSSSNQRDTPKNTEPRHKETIELSADYKEAFYTNKNTGKTFILTLFKSISDEKVIEDFVLPPLLGQEFKSIEDVSSLLPIPDVEITDDLSSRDEKLLNGYAEIKMKDDLSKACYVAVNRNEGRSITQPEIEYSVIGPKESFVESLEININLLRKRLPVKDLVVLEKRVGTYSKTRVAVVYIKGLADEENINTIEQRLEDMKYDNIIDSSFVEQIISDQHNSPFPLALDTERPDRTAAVLTEGKVVMIVDGSPHALIAPTTLVEFFNSFDDYLTNWMLASFFRLLRLFSVAFSILITPIYVAALSYHYELIPGDLLGTLVASRQKIPLPPILEAIFLELTIELLREAGARLPTKVGQTIGIVGGIVIGTASVEAGLTSNVLLIIVALAALASFTTPVYKIGNAIRVLRFPFLIFAEILGLLGIVYCFCILMAYTLNLTSLGRPFLEPLFPPRFTDFRDALIRLPFRNQKQRPMYTRPYKPTRFRKKEKKKSKDIDE; from the coding sequence ATGAAAAGTTGGTTGAAATGGTACAAAAAATTGACTTCAAACAAAGATTCTAATCAACAAAATCAATCATCTAATCAGTCATCCTCTAACCAAAGGGATACACCTAAAAATACTGAACCTAGACATAAAGAAACGATCGAACTCTCAGCCGATTATAAAGAAGCATTTTATACAAACAAGAATACAGGAAAAACTTTTATTCTTACCTTATTCAAATCCATATCGGATGAAAAAGTCATTGAAGATTTTGTCCTCCCTCCTTTGCTGGGACAGGAATTTAAATCAATTGAGGATGTAAGTAGCTTACTTCCCATTCCCGATGTAGAAATAACAGATGACTTATCTTCACGAGATGAAAAGCTTTTAAATGGTTACGCAGAGATCAAAATGAAAGATGATCTCAGCAAAGCTTGTTACGTTGCAGTTAATAGAAATGAGGGCAGAAGTATAACTCAGCCTGAAATCGAATACAGCGTAATTGGTCCAAAGGAAAGCTTTGTTGAATCACTTGAGATTAATATCAACTTACTTCGAAAAAGGCTTCCTGTGAAAGACCTTGTCGTCCTTGAAAAAAGGGTCGGAACTTATTCCAAAACGAGAGTAGCGGTTGTATATATTAAAGGTCTTGCAGATGAAGAAAATATCAACACAATAGAACAACGCTTAGAGGACATGAAATACGACAACATTATAGATAGTAGTTTTGTTGAACAGATTATATCCGATCAGCATAATTCCCCTTTTCCTTTAGCTCTAGATACCGAGAGACCTGACCGGACAGCAGCTGTGTTAACAGAAGGAAAAGTTGTAATGATTGTGGATGGTTCACCTCATGCTTTAATTGCACCTACCACACTAGTGGAGTTTTTCAACTCCTTTGATGATTACCTAACCAATTGGATGCTAGCATCATTCTTTAGACTGTTGCGTCTGTTCTCTGTTGCATTCTCAATTTTAATAACACCGATTTATGTAGCAGCACTTTCGTATCACTATGAACTAATACCAGGAGATTTATTAGGTACACTAGTTGCCTCTAGACAAAAAATACCTCTTCCTCCTATTTTGGAGGCCATCTTTTTAGAATTAACAATTGAGCTGTTACGTGAGGCCGGAGCTCGACTACCAACAAAAGTAGGTCAAACAATTGGTATCGTGGGTGGAATCGTAATTGGGACAGCATCCGTTGAAGCCGGACTAACGAGTAATGTTCTTCTAATTATTGTTGCTCTAGCTGCCTTAGCTTCATTTACAACACCTGTTTACAAAATAGGTAATGCAATCCGTGTACTCAGATTTCCATTCTTAATCTTTGCTGAAATTTTGGGACTACTAGGGATTGTATATTGCTTCTGTATTCTAATGGCATACACTCTTAATTTGACATCGTTAGGGAGACCATTTCTGGAACCTTTGTTTCCACCTAGATTCACAGATTTTCGTGATGCGTTAATCCGCCTCCCTTTTAGAAATCAAAAACAACGGCCTATGTATACAAGACCGTACAAACCAACAAGGTTTAGGAAAAAGGAAAAGAAGAAATCCAAAGATATCGATGAGTAG
- a CDS encoding GerAB/ArcD/ProY family transporter, with translation MAANTIDETKQVSPYLIFFLIGSMQMGVGVLGFQRVIAAEVGYDAWIATLAAGLSIHFILFFQFKILEKGGGDIVEAHKLAFGKWIGGSISLLFSLYFLAVATTIIRTYLEIVQVWMFPQLHIFWVSFLLVLLAFYIVYSGFRTVTGVAFFGLVLPSYLIFTFGFTFPYSDYRNLLPIFDSGFMELVKGFKAMSLTLLGYESVLMFYPFIKEPKKAKKWAHLAVLMMTLFYTVVAIISFAFFSEPQLEKTVWATLSIWKIVEMPFIERFEYLGIGNWVLIILPNVCIALWCGSRIIKRVTKMRQKIALFILCSLVVAGIPFLDRREHINMLNDILGKAGLYFNYVYIPMLFVIIMIARKVRKKNDSPKQENK, from the coding sequence ATGGCGGCAAACACAATCGACGAAACCAAGCAGGTATCGCCTTACTTAATCTTTTTTTTAATTGGTTCCATGCAAATGGGAGTTGGAGTGTTAGGCTTTCAACGGGTTATTGCAGCGGAGGTTGGATATGATGCGTGGATTGCTACTTTAGCTGCTGGGTTGTCTATCCATTTCATATTATTTTTTCAATTTAAAATTCTAGAAAAAGGTGGAGGCGACATTGTTGAAGCACATAAGTTAGCCTTTGGAAAATGGATTGGAGGTTCAATTAGCCTCTTATTTTCCCTGTATTTTTTAGCTGTCGCCACTACAATTATTCGAACATACTTAGAGATTGTTCAAGTATGGATGTTTCCACAATTGCATATTTTCTGGGTCTCTTTTCTACTCGTGTTGCTAGCTTTTTATATTGTATATAGTGGTTTTCGCACGGTTACAGGGGTTGCGTTTTTTGGATTAGTCCTCCCCTCTTATTTAATTTTCACGTTTGGGTTCACCTTTCCGTATTCGGATTATAGAAACCTCCTTCCCATTTTTGATTCAGGGTTTATGGAGTTGGTTAAAGGGTTTAAGGCCATGTCATTAACTTTATTAGGGTATGAAAGTGTATTAATGTTCTATCCTTTTATCAAAGAACCAAAAAAAGCAAAAAAGTGGGCGCACTTGGCTGTGTTGATGATGACGTTATTTTATACAGTCGTAGCCATTATTTCCTTTGCTTTTTTTAGTGAACCCCAACTAGAAAAAACAGTCTGGGCTACTTTATCTATATGGAAAATCGTCGAAATGCCGTTTATAGAACGGTTTGAGTATCTTGGAATTGGTAACTGGGTGTTGATTATTCTTCCAAACGTATGTATAGCGTTATGGTGTGGAAGTCGTATTATCAAAAGGGTTACGAAAATGCGTCAGAAAATAGCCTTATTTATTCTCTGCAGTTTAGTAGTAGCCGGAATCCCCTTTTTAGATAGAAGAGAACACATTAATATGCTAAACGATATATTAGGTAAGGCTGGCCTATATTTTAATTATGTGTATATACCAATGCTTTTTGTTATTATAATGATTGCTAGAAAGGTGAGGAAGAAAAATGACTCTCCTAAGCAAGAAAACAAGTAA
- a CDS encoding Ger(x)C family spore germination protein: MTLLSKKTSKAMIMLFFLSLLSGCVEKETVDDINIVSGLGYDLEDGGDLKGTVVFPVYSPDAEVENVTISATSDISRRIVLEMQRKSANKLALGSLEVVLYSDELAKEKGVTEIVDSLQRDPSIGSRLFLAIAEGKASEILESNLGKSGTGRYLADLLEHNMEQRDVPTSNLHRFNFQYYDQGMTSYLPILKKFGKEDIKITGIAFFKEGKMVHKIPAEDMYYFKLLSDKYSKGTVAEKEDGEESAVKIIDSKHNFDVIKTNGEVSKIIVNIEVDAIALEYTGRKLTEVEIRKIEKKLEDSIRKKCTDMIDEFKEKKIDPVGFGKVAKSKSYNFDYKKWEDHYPGVEIEIKPTVTIKEVGIVE, encoded by the coding sequence ATGACTCTCCTAAGCAAGAAAACAAGTAAAGCCATGATCATGCTTTTTTTCTTAAGTCTACTTTCCGGTTGTGTAGAAAAAGAGACCGTCGATGACATTAACATTGTCTCAGGTCTTGGCTATGATTTGGAGGATGGCGGTGACTTAAAAGGCACGGTTGTCTTTCCTGTGTACTCACCTGATGCGGAAGTAGAGAATGTTACCATTTCTGCAACTTCTGACATCTCAAGAAGGATTGTTTTAGAAATGCAGCGAAAGTCAGCCAATAAGTTAGCATTGGGTAGTTTAGAGGTTGTTTTATATAGTGATGAGCTAGCCAAAGAAAAAGGCGTAACCGAAATCGTAGATTCTCTCCAAAGAGACCCTAGTATTGGGTCTAGACTTTTTCTAGCAATTGCGGAAGGTAAAGCCTCTGAAATATTGGAATCAAATCTTGGAAAATCAGGAACGGGGAGATATTTGGCTGATCTACTTGAACACAATATGGAACAAAGGGATGTTCCCACTTCAAATCTTCATAGGTTTAATTTTCAGTATTATGATCAAGGAATGACTAGCTATTTACCCATTCTAAAAAAGTTTGGAAAAGAAGACATAAAAATAACAGGGATCGCATTTTTTAAAGAAGGAAAAATGGTCCATAAAATCCCAGCTGAAGACATGTACTATTTTAAATTGTTATCTGATAAATATTCTAAAGGGACAGTTGCTGAAAAAGAAGATGGTGAAGAATCTGCCGTTAAAATAATTGACTCCAAACATAACTTTGATGTAATTAAAACAAACGGTGAAGTCTCTAAGATTATTGTAAATATTGAAGTTGATGCAATTGCATTAGAATATACAGGTCGCAAATTAACAGAAGTAGAAATCCGAAAGATTGAAAAGAAATTAGAAGACTCAATACGCAAAAAATGTACGGACATGATTGATGAGTTCAAAGAGAAAAAAATAGACCCTGTGGGCTTTGGAAAAGTTGCAAAGAGTAAATCCTACAATTTTGACTACAAAAAATGGGAGGATCACTATCCCGGTGTTGAAATCGAAATCAAACCAACAGTCACAATTAAAGAAGTTGGAATTGTAGAATAA
- a CDS encoding SRPBCC domain-containing protein, translating into MKLEILKHQIDVQADKQLVWQAWTSKDQITKWFANEAFIEATEGGLYEVGFTYLGDGPTNKDCKILSIQPPSRIVFQWKIPVKKKFHLDENLSTIVAVSLEEKDNQTIIKLFHSGWGEGENWLQAKEWQMQAWEKSLSSLKSYIETGEGFLLWQA; encoded by the coding sequence ATGAAACTGGAGATTTTAAAACATCAAATTGACGTCCAAGCGGACAAGCAATTAGTATGGCAAGCATGGACCAGTAAAGATCAAATAACGAAATGGTTTGCAAACGAAGCATTTATAGAAGCGACTGAGGGAGGATTATATGAAGTCGGCTTTACTTATTTAGGAGATGGACCAACGAATAAGGACTGTAAAATTCTCTCGATACAACCACCATCTAGGATTGTGTTTCAGTGGAAAATACCAGTGAAAAAAAAGTTTCATTTAGATGAAAATCTCTCAACCATTGTAGCTGTTTCCCTCGAAGAAAAAGATAACCAGACCATCATTAAGTTATTCCACAGTGGGTGGGGAGAGGGAGAGAATTGGTTACAAGCTAAAGAATGGCAGATGCAAGCGTGGGAAAAATCCTTATCCAGCTTAAAAAGTTATATTGAAACAGGAGAGGGATTCTTATTGTGGCAAGCATAA
- a CDS encoding DUF1836 domain-containing protein — protein MEPIQKMMDELNLENNIKMEDIPNIDLYMDQVIQLFETHFNDSKRNQEEKVMTKTMINNYAKGKLFFPIQNKKYSKEHIMLISMIYQLKGSLSINDIKSVLDQVNQKVVEEEFNIGDLYHCFLSLTRQNVQKFQGDILESEELVKQEVNMFADDKDTNYLEQVLMITSLVHMSNLYRKLAEKMVDQLSVEKQEAGKKDKNKT, from the coding sequence ATGGAACCAATCCAGAAAATGATGGATGAATTAAATCTTGAAAACAATATAAAGATGGAAGACATCCCAAATATTGATCTATATATGGATCAAGTCATTCAATTATTTGAAACCCATTTTAATGACTCCAAAAGAAATCAAGAAGAAAAAGTCATGACCAAGACAATGATTAACAATTATGCAAAAGGGAAACTATTCTTTCCGATACAAAACAAGAAATATTCAAAAGAACATATCATGTTAATCAGTATGATATATCAGTTAAAAGGATCTCTATCCATTAATGATATTAAATCGGTGTTGGACCAAGTTAATCAAAAAGTAGTGGAGGAAGAGTTCAATATAGGTGACCTCTATCATTGCTTTTTATCCTTAACGAGACAAAATGTACAAAAGTTCCAAGGTGATATTTTGGAAAGTGAGGAATTAGTAAAACAGGAAGTAAATATGTTTGCCGATGATAAAGATACGAATTATTTGGAACAAGTTCTGATGATTACGTCACTTGTTCATATGAGTAATCTATACAGAAAGCTAGCTGAGAAAATGGTTGACCAGCTTTCAGTGGAAAAACAGGAAGCGGGGAAAAAGGACAAGAATAAAACATAA
- the trhA gene encoding PAQR family membrane homeostasis protein TrhA, whose amino-acid sequence MSTYIREPINALTHLFGAILSFVGLLAMVIKTATSSFSGLAIMAVIIFGMSMILLYSASATYHMVVAKDHVIAFLRRIDHSMIFVLIAGTYTPFCLISLNGAIGWTLFGIIHSLALIGVLYKLVWFHLPRWLSTVLYISMGWLVVFFSAPLSKVLSLNGMIFLIIGGVFYTIGGVIYGAKPKFLEFNHLGFHEIFHIFILLGSLSHFLCVFIYVL is encoded by the coding sequence ATGAGTACTTATATTCGCGAGCCAATCAATGCTCTTACACATCTTTTCGGAGCGATTTTATCATTTGTCGGTCTTTTAGCAATGGTGATTAAAACGGCTACTTCTTCTTTCTCAGGCTTAGCCATTATGGCAGTTATTATTTTTGGAATGAGTATGATTCTTCTCTATTCCGCTTCTGCTACATACCATATGGTAGTGGCGAAAGATCACGTGATTGCCTTTCTAAGAAGAATTGACCACTCCATGATATTTGTTTTAATTGCAGGTACTTACACTCCTTTTTGTCTAATTAGTTTAAATGGTGCCATTGGATGGACGTTATTTGGTATTATTCATTCTCTTGCTTTAATCGGAGTTCTATATAAGCTTGTTTGGTTCCATTTACCGAGATGGTTATCTACAGTACTCTATATTTCAATGGGATGGCTAGTCGTCTTCTTTAGTGCGCCACTTTCAAAGGTATTAAGTTTAAATGGAATGATTTTTTTAATTATCGGGGGAGTTTTTTATACTATAGGTGGAGTGATTTATGGGGCCAAACCCAAATTCTTAGAATTCAACCACCTAGGTTTCCACGAAATCTTTCACATTTTCATCCTGTTAGGAAGTCTATCCCACTTTCTTTGTGTGTTTATCTACGTGTTATAG
- a CDS encoding DUF6612 family protein encodes MKKLWMFIIIALTLTACGATEENLSKEDVFNRAIEASETVKSYTLEMDMDIDMMDMKSNLKATGDVTHNPDSMMIKMSMGMPGMSMDFDAYVRDGEAYVSMFGEWMKMSPEEMGLEDFDQLNKEELEKMKQFKDQFEMKEEGNVYILTLSGEGDEFGILVEDLLESSMGPADPEMEESVESMKVNKLDIEMQINKESFIPTTQNIKADVEIVEQGTTTPVKLNGTISMTNINNVDPIEIPDEVKENAISEEDLFGTGMSLEEIRETVAYEVPEVTQLPEGFSLVDSMYDDMMNMVMLSYEKDMDNGFMSTVYPAEEEMALDEMGGEPITIQGKEAYLFEEEEFFSISWENNGLYIELAGGGPDIKREQMIQIAESVQ; translated from the coding sequence ATGAAAAAATTATGGATGTTCATCATTATCGCTTTAACCCTCACAGCTTGTGGTGCAACAGAAGAAAATCTATCTAAGGAAGATGTATTTAATCGCGCTATAGAAGCATCTGAAACGGTAAAAAGTTATACACTCGAAATGGATATGGACATCGACATGATGGATATGAAAAGTAATCTAAAGGCAACTGGAGATGTTACACATAATCCAGATTCTATGATGATAAAAATGAGCATGGGAATGCCGGGGATGTCCATGGATTTTGATGCCTATGTTAGAGACGGTGAGGCATATGTCAGTATGTTTGGCGAATGGATGAAAATGAGTCCAGAAGAAATGGGCTTAGAAGATTTTGACCAATTAAACAAAGAAGAACTAGAAAAAATGAAACAGTTCAAAGACCAGTTTGAAATGAAGGAAGAGGGAAATGTTTATATTCTAACATTATCCGGAGAGGGTGATGAATTCGGAATATTGGTTGAAGATCTTCTGGAATCATCAATGGGACCTGCTGATCCTGAAATGGAAGAATCAGTTGAGTCAATGAAGGTAAACAAATTGGACATCGAAATGCAGATAAATAAGGAAAGTTTCATTCCGACGACTCAAAATATAAAGGCTGATGTGGAAATTGTAGAGCAAGGAACTACAACTCCGGTAAAACTCAATGGGACTATCAGTATGACCAATATCAATAATGTAGATCCGATTGAAATACCTGACGAGGTCAAGGAAAATGCAATTTCAGAAGAAGACTTATTTGGAACTGGCATGAGTCTAGAAGAAATCCGGGAAACGGTCGCATACGAAGTTCCTGAGGTTACACAGTTGCCAGAGGGGTTCAGTCTAGTGGACAGTATGTATGATGATATGATGAATATGGTTATGTTGAGCTACGAAAAAGATATGGATAATGGTTTCATGTCAACCGTCTATCCGGCAGAAGAAGAAATGGCATTAGACGAAATGGGGGGAGAACCCATTACGATTCAAGGTAAAGAAGCCTATTTATTTGAAGAAGAAGAGTTTTTCAGCATTAGCTGGGAAAACAATGGGTTATATATCGAACTAGCTGGTGGAGGACCAGACATAAAAAGAGAGCAAATGATTCAAATTGCAGAAAGTGTACAATGA
- a CDS encoding aldo/keto reductase, producing MKYVTLNNGLKMPQLGFGVWQVEDDQATTAVAKALEVGYRSIDTAMIYQNEKGVGKALKESGVPREELFITTKVWNSDQGYENTLRAFDESLERLGLDYVDLYLIHWPTPEFDEYVDTYKALEKLYHDGRVKAIGVCNFEVEHLERLLKECEVVPVLNQVECHPYLAQTELKEFCAKHNVYVEAWSPLDQGGEALQDEVIQKIAATHNKTTAQVILRWHLQNNTIVIPKSVTPSRIEENFNVFDFELTSDEMEQIHQLNKNRRKGPHPNEMNKR from the coding sequence ATGAAATATGTAACTTTAAATAACGGATTAAAAATGCCTCAACTTGGATTTGGAGTTTGGCAAGTGGAAGACGATCAAGCTACTACGGCTGTCGCAAAAGCTCTTGAAGTTGGCTACCGCTCTATTGATACAGCGATGATTTATCAAAATGAAAAGGGTGTTGGGAAAGCCCTTAAAGAGTCAGGAGTTCCTCGCGAAGAGCTATTCATCACCACAAAGGTTTGGAATAGTGACCAAGGATATGAAAATACTCTAAGAGCATTTGATGAGAGTTTAGAGAGACTCGGGCTTGACTATGTTGATTTATATTTAATCCACTGGCCAACTCCTGAATTTGATGAGTATGTTGATACATATAAAGCACTTGAAAAGCTTTACCATGATGGACGAGTAAAAGCGATTGGTGTTTGTAACTTTGAAGTTGAGCACTTAGAACGACTTTTAAAGGAATGTGAAGTTGTACCAGTTCTGAACCAAGTTGAATGTCATCCATACCTTGCTCAAACTGAATTGAAAGAGTTTTGTGCCAAGCACAATGTTTATGTGGAAGCATGGAGTCCGCTTGACCAAGGCGGAGAAGCATTACAAGATGAAGTTATCCAAAAAATTGCAGCCACACATAATAAAACAACTGCTCAAGTTATCCTGCGCTGGCATTTGCAAAACAACACAATCGTAATTCCGAAATCTGTTACACCTTCTAGAATAGAAGAGAACTTCAATGTATTTGATTTTGAACTGACTTCAGATGAAATGGAGCAAATTCATCAATTAAATAAAAATCGTCGTAAGGGTCCACATCCGAACGAGATGAATAAAAGATAA